Proteins co-encoded in one Pseudomonadota bacterium genomic window:
- a CDS encoding pyridoxal phosphate-dependent aminotransferase, whose amino-acid sequence MLLSDRVMSVRPSGVRKIFDLANKMKNPINLSIGEPDFDIPDPVKEEGIKWIRAGFNKYTPSGGIQELREKLLYNLKGKSIICDDVIITAGATGGLLLSLMVTLNPGDEVIIPDPYFVLYEYQIMLLGGKPVFIDTYPDFTIKEDALRKAITDRTKIILINSPNNPTGAVCSKEEFEMVARVARENNLLVFSDDIYDRFVFESNTNKVYLGQLYDKTLTIGGFSKTWAMTGWRLGFVAGPKEIIQYMVTMQQYVFSSVNSFAQKAALLALDYNVDSLIEGYRRKRDLIYDGLKDKYNVVKPEGAFFIFPEVPGGDGDKFVEKALENNLFIIPGSVFSSRKSNVRISFATSDENLLKGIEILRKMA is encoded by the coding sequence ATGCTGCTTTCCGACAGGGTAATGAGTGTAAGGCCGTCAGGTGTGAGAAAAATCTTCGACCTTGCAAATAAGATGAAAAATCCGATAAACCTCAGTATCGGCGAACCGGATTTTGATATCCCGGATCCGGTTAAGGAAGAAGGGATCAAATGGATAAGGGCAGGATTTAACAAATATACTCCATCAGGGGGTATTCAGGAATTACGGGAAAAACTCCTATATAATTTAAAAGGTAAGAGCATTATATGCGACGATGTAATAATTACTGCCGGCGCAACAGGCGGATTACTGCTTTCCCTTATGGTTACTTTGAATCCCGGCGACGAGGTTATTATTCCAGACCCGTATTTTGTATTATATGAGTATCAGATCATGCTCCTTGGCGGTAAACCTGTTTTTATAGATACATACCCCGATTTTACGATAAAGGAAGATGCGCTGAGGAAGGCTATTACCGATAGAACAAAGATTATACTTATTAACAGCCCCAATAACCCTACAGGTGCAGTATGTTCCAAAGAAGAATTTGAAATGGTCGCAAGAGTTGCAAGGGAAAATAATCTGCTTGTATTTTCCGATGATATATATGATAGATTTGTATTTGAGAGCAACACGAACAAAGTTTATCTGGGTCAGCTATACGATAAGACCCTTACAATCGGGGGTTTTTCAAAAACATGGGCAATGACAGGCTGGAGACTCGGGTTTGTTGCCGGACCGAAAGAGATCATTCAATATATGGTAACAATGCAGCAGTATGTGTTCAGCAGCGTTAATTCATTTGCTCAAAAAGCAGCACTTTTAGCCCTTGATTATAATGTGGATTCATTGATTGAAGGATACAGGAGGAAAAGGGATCTCATCTATGATGGTCTAAAAGATAAATACAATGTAGTAAAACCCGAAGGTGCCTTTTTTATTTTTCCTGAGGTCCCTGGCGGAGATGGCGATAAGTTTGTTGAAAAGGCCCTGGAAAATAACCTGTTTATTATCCCGGGGAGTGTTTTTTCAAGCAGGAAATCAAATGTGCGCATTTCATTTGCTACCAGCGATGAGAACTTATTGAAAGGC
- a CDS encoding DUF1828 domain-containing protein, with amino-acid sequence MNVDTIERDFREKVSEKLKLESEGINRYRVFTPFLFEDGDHLSVILKKEDGYWVLTDEGHTYMHLTYDLDEKALQQGTRQKIISNTLSMFSVQDRGGEILIPIQNEQYGNALYSYIQALLKITDISYLSRERVRSTFMEDFRAFMEETVPANRRDFDWHHQLHDPEGKYPVDCRINGMSRPVLVQALPNDDKTRDATITFLQYEKWGVPFRSLAIFEDQEEISRKVLARFSDICEKQFSSLGANKDRIKRFIQESMA; translated from the coding sequence ATGAATGTGGATACTATAGAACGTGATTTTCGTGAAAAAGTAAGTGAGAAGCTAAAGCTTGAATCGGAGGGTATTAATCGTTATCGTGTTTTTACCCCCTTTCTTTTTGAAGATGGAGATCACCTTTCAGTGATCCTGAAAAAAGAAGATGGTTACTGGGTATTGACGGACGAAGGGCACACATACATGCATCTTACCTATGATCTCGATGAAAAAGCCTTACAACAAGGAACAAGACAAAAAATTATTTCAAATACCTTATCTATGTTCAGCGTTCAGGACAGGGGAGGCGAAATTCTAATTCCGATCCAAAACGAACAATACGGCAATGCACTCTACAGCTATATTCAGGCCCTTTTGAAAATTACCGATATCTCATATCTTTCCCGTGAAAGAGTAAGATCAACATTTATGGAAGATTTCAGGGCATTTATGGAAGAGACTGTTCCGGCTAATCGCCGTGACTTCGATTGGCACCACCAATTACATGATCCGGAAGGTAAATATCCTGTTGATTGCCGGATTAACGGTATGTCGCGGCCGGTTCTTGTTCAGGCATTACCCAACGATGATAAAACAAGGGATGCTACGATTACATTTCTACAGTATGAAAAATGGGGAGTTCCTTTTCGTTCTCTTGCTATCTTCGAGGATCAAGAAGAAATAAGTCGCAAGGTCCTTGCCCGTTTCAGCGATATATGTGAAAAACAGTTTTCAAGCCTCGGGGCAAATAAAGACAGAATAAAGCGTTTTATCCAGGAATCAATGGCTTAA
- a CDS encoding YaiI/YqxD family protein has product MITIYVDADASPVKNESIKVAKRYGLKIFFVSNFKMKIPKDELIETVVVSDSLDAADDWIVDHIVEKDIVVSADVPLVSRCIKKGARVLDPNGRVFTEESIGEALAHRDLMTYLRDLGTMTGGSTPRKKRDSSRFLQRLDDLIQAILRGK; this is encoded by the coding sequence TTGATTACAATATATGTTGATGCCGATGCCTCCCCTGTAAAGAATGAATCAATTAAAGTAGCCAAACGTTATGGGTTGAAAATCTTCTTTGTTTCAAATTTTAAAATGAAGATCCCGAAAGATGAATTGATTGAGACTGTGGTAGTTTCCGATAGCCTTGACGCAGCAGACGATTGGATTGTAGACCACATTGTCGAAAAGGATATAGTGGTGTCGGCTGATGTCCCTCTTGTTTCGCGGTGTATCAAAAAAGGAGCTCGGGTACTCGATCCCAACGGACGAGTCTTCACTGAAGAATCCATTGGCGAAGCTCTTGCGCATAGAGATCTGATGACGTATCTGCGTGACCTGGGGACAATGACAGGCGGCTCAACTCCCCGAAAAAAACGGGACAGCTCTCGCTTCCTGCAGCGCCTTGATGACCTGATCCAGGCAATTCTCAGAGGAAAATGA